A window of Chryseobacterium aquaeductus genomic DNA:
GATATTATTACTAAAGTTTAACTGAAAAACTGCCGTTAGATTTTGCACTTGAGCCCGCCTGATGCAAAACCCGTGTTGGTGGCAGGCTTTTCCAAGCTTGTTTAGCCTCAAAATAGTTAAACAACAATTTTCGCATTTTAATATTTTTTTTTATGTAGGATTGTATAAGATACAACTCTACTTTCATTGTTTCTTTTTAGATTTTAATGTGTTATTGATTTTGAAAGAAAATTCATAACCAAAACTCCGGAAACTATTAATACAATACCAATTACCGCAGGCCAATCTAAGGACTGTTTAAATATTACAACAGAAATAATACTTGTTAAAACAATACCTAAACCACCCCAAATTGCGTAAGAAACCCCCAACGGAATTGTTTTTAAGGATAAGGATAGAAAATAGAAGCAAGCAATATAACTTATGATAGTTACAATTGTCTGTAATGGTTTAGTAAATCCGTCCGATGCCTGCATGAAGCTAGAACCTGTAACTTCAAGTATAATTGATAAAAGTAAGTATTTCATATTTTTTTCTAAATGATTAGTTTGATTTTTTCTTTAGTAATATTTGTTGGGATATTGTATGGTTAAGCTTGCCACAAATTTCCAAATTTACGCATTGCGTCAATCCAAACTATATAATATTCGCAAAACCGTTTTGTATGTTTTCTAAGAAAATTTTTTAAAATGCTGCTAATTATTTATTTAGATCAATTAAAGAAATTCTCTTTTTTTTGGATTGGCGAATATTTTTGTACTTTTGATACAAACACATCTCTGATGAAATATTCAAAAATATTCAAACAAAAGCTTGAAATAGCAAGATATAGCGATTCTACAATCAAAAGCTATATTTCAACCTTAGCAACCTTTTTTAAAACACTGAATGGTATTTCTGTAGAAGAAGTTGATGAGAGTATTATTCAAGACTATATTTACAGCGAAATAAAAGAAAAAAATATTTCACAATCTTATCAGAAACATATTTTGGGAAGTATAAAACTTTTCTATGATTTGATGTTTAATAGAAAATTTTCTCTTTCTCATCTTTACCCAAAGAGGGTAGAGCACTCATTACCCAAATATATCAATAAAGAAGATGTCTTGAAAATGCTCAGTCTTACAGAAAATCTAAAGCACAAATCGATAATAAGTCTTTTGTATGGTTGTGGTCTTAGAGTAAGTGAACTCGTAAACCTGAAAATTACAGATATAGATTCTACCGCAGGTATGATCTCAATAATTCAGTCAAAAGGTAAGAAAGATAGGTATGTGATGTTTCCTCAATCGGTTTTGCCATTGCTTAGAGAGTATTTTAAGAATTATACACCAAAATTCTATCTTTTTGAAGGGAATGTGGGAAAACAATATTCGTCTAGAAGTATTCAACAGATTGTAAAACAAGCTGCTACGAAGGCGGAAATACAGAAAACTGTAACCCCACATGTTTTAAGACATAGTTTTGCAACACATCTCATAGAAAGCGGTACGGATATAAGGTATGTACAGGAACTTCTTGGGCATAATAGTCTTTTGACAACTCAAATCTATACCCATATCACAGATTTGAAGAAAAGAAAAATTCAAAGTCCCCTTGATTTATAGTTCTCGGGAACTTTGAACTTGCATTTCTACCCAAACGCTCTCTTTAGCAAACTTTCCACTTTCGGCTCGCTTCCTCTGAAATTTTTATACAACTCCATTGGATCTTTTGTTCCGCCTGATGAAAGTAATATTTTGAACTTTGCAGCTGTTTCAGGATTGAAGATTCCGGTTTCTTTAAAATATTGAAAGGCATCGGCATCCAAAACTTCTGCCCATTTGTAAGAATAATATCCTGCAGAATATCCACCCTGGAAAATGTGAGAAAAACTCGGGCTCATGGCAGTTTCAGGATTTGAAGGATAAAGCTGAATTGCTTTTGTATAATCATCCTCAAACTCTTTTACGCTCTTGTTTTCCAACTCCCCAACTTTCGTATGGTAATTTATATCCAAAATTCCAAAACCAAGCTGTCTCATCGTTTGATAGCCTTCCATAAAGTTTTTGGATTGTGAAATTTTATCAATTTTTTCATCTTGAAGAACTTCGCCTGTTTTATAATGTTTTGCAAAAGTTTTCAAAAATTCCGGTTCGTAGCAGAAATTTTCAAGGAACTGAGATGGTAATTCCACAAAATCCCATTTTACAGAAGTTCCTGATAGGTTCGGATATTGCGTATTTGCCAACATTCCGTGGAGCGCATGACCAAACTCGTGGAACAAAGTTGTCACTTCTTGAAAAGTCAATAAACTCGGCGTATCTTTCGTTGGTTTGCTGAAATTACAAACGATAGAAATATGCGGACGAGAATTTTTCTCGTTTCTTTTGTATTGATTTTTATAACTCGTCATCCAGGCTCCTGCTCTTTTACCTTTTCTTGGGAAATAATCAACGTAAAGCAAAGCTTTGAAGTCGGTTGTAGGTTGTAGGTTG
This region includes:
- the xerA gene encoding site-specific tyrosine recombinase/integron integrase, producing MKYSKIFKQKLEIARYSDSTIKSYISTLATFFKTLNGISVEEVDESIIQDYIYSEIKEKNISQSYQKHILGSIKLFYDLMFNRKFSLSHLYPKRVEHSLPKYINKEDVLKMLSLTENLKHKSIISLLYGCGLRVSELVNLKITDIDSTAGMISIIQSKGKKDRYVMFPQSVLPLLREYFKNYTPKFYLFEGNVGKQYSSRSIQQIVKQAATKAEIQKTVTPHVLRHSFATHLIESGTDIRYVQELLGHNSLLTTQIYTHITDLKKRKIQSPLDL
- a CDS encoding DMT family transporter is translated as MKYLLLSIILEVTGSSFMQASDGFTKPLQTIVTIISYIACFYFLSLSLKTIPLGVSYAIWGGLGIVLTSIISVVIFKQSLDWPAVIGIVLIVSGVLVMNFLSKSITH